In Ciona intestinalis chromosome 7, KH, whole genome shotgun sequence, the genomic window NNNNNNNNNNNNNNNNNNNNNNNNNNNNNNNNNNNTTTTACCAATATATTTACAGTATGTATAAATGTTACTCATTTTCTGTATTTCCCAAAACTTGGAACATCCTGTTAGTGATCATTAGGTTGGAGcgattgccgttaagtgtcttgtccaagcacacatacgcccacaatggtagcagcgacgagccttaaatCCATTACCTCATTCTATTCTAGATGCCTGAGGTCTTACATCAAACAAGTTAGAacaatgtgttaaaataactGTAGTTTCCTTGCCAGGttacaataaataagttagattcatttatatttcaattaaaagtgTTCCGTGAAAGAGATTGTATTGCTGAGTGGAGAGAAATGATAATTACATAAAGAGGATCATGACACAAATGGTACGAAATTGCAGAAAGGAACTTGAAAAGGtgaataaattatttgtaaCATAATGACTAGTACATCCtaacatagaaaacatataaaacacagTCGTATTTTTCACCACGTATTACACCACTCTCTCTAGCACCTTTAGTGGCAAACTACAGAGGAATGAAATCTATTTTGGttgaatagaaataacataaacacTTAATGATTGAAAGTTGATCTTCtggaaaaaaaacttagtttTTGCACCAATGTAAGGTCTGCCATTTGGCAAGACATCATCAGGGTATAAATAAACATCGGTTCATGTAGTTTGACCATAAGAGCAATTTTAAAGCATTACAATATGCATGGGTAACAACAGTAGCAATATAAGCACAGTTATTTCACCATGGGTTTATGAAACATACGTAGCAGTATATATCCTATGACACGAAATACAACAAGGGTTCCGATCAAGCTAAGCACACAAGCCCAAGCAGGCACATCTGCACCATTTGCGttcaaaatatctttaaattcAACAAAACGAGTTTCGTTCCCAGGCATGGTCCCATTTACAACACAGGATGGGAACATACTGTTTTCAGGAGAACACCTGGAAAAAATGGAGGATTTAGTAAGTATATTCTTTCCCAAAAATTGTTATTGATATTTTTACGACACAAAAgagtttttaaagaaataaaattctaATGTTCTAAGTATAAAAGGGCCTGCATTGTTACCCTGTACCAAGTGGCCCACAAATGTTTAAAGTCATTGTAACACAggaattctattttttacatcAGACCTCTACTTATACCCTTGTTTTTTTGAGAGGCAGATGTAAACCTCACTGAAGGtttgcctcactgaagacctcacccttatagaacagaatctctattattgagtgtctataaactgcctcagtggggtctatatggtagcaccctgggtgttggggtaatagacctacatcccaggtctcaggtgtgccttactgaagacctcacccttatagaatagaatctctattattaagtgtctataaactgcttCGGTGGGGTCTatatggtagcaccctgggtgttggggtaatagacctacatcccaggtctcaggtgtgcctcactgaagacctcacccttatagaacagaatctctattattgagtgtctataaactgcctcagtggggtctagatggtagcaccctgggtgttggggtaatagacctacatcccaggtctcaggtgtgcctcactgaagacctcacccttatagaatagaacttcTAATATTGAGAATCCAAACCCCAATCAATACTTACAGCACTCTCTCATTTGAGTCAAACTCCATGTACAGCATAAGTGACCATGAATACTGAAATGGAGAAACATATCTCAACCAGTGCAACCATGTTGGTATGTTCTTTATATAGAAACCTCCCAGCAGCATGAAAGTGATCATAATGAATATAGCGAGTACAAGCGCGTGGTCGAAATCCATGGTAGCTGTCCCAATGAACATACCTATGataaatatacaagtaataaaATGTAGAATAAGTAATATGGTGGATTCATGAAATTTATAATATGTGATATGGTGGCAATATGGATTCaggaaatgaatgaaacttactttatccttgcggggtggtaaaacgacagttgttataacctgggtttaacacctcgtgccatcttacgagttaccatgtatgttactttgattTGAACCCAGGACCCCTGGTTCTCCCACCCTTTTAACCCAACCTCCacacatacaaacaaacatatcTGCTCACCAAGTGATTGCATCCCCACTGTCATTAAGATCATCACAAACCACGTCCCAAAGAAAGCCCAAGCTTCTTGGAATCCATTCAAACCAGCCATCCAGTAAATAATGAAGGTTGATATACTCGGGAGTATTATACCAAGCGGGAGTTCACTCACAGACTTTGCAAGATAGTAAGCGGACAAACGATATGAACCGCTCATTCGCTCTTTGTTGATTACTTCACGTTCACTGGGAACTGTAAGaagttatttcatgtttatttttaatgctaGAAACGCAAGATACTACAatgcatatacaataaaataagttattttatgttagtGTGTTTTACTGAACGCTGCTGctacaataaaacatatttttttaacagaagcTTTACATTGTCAGCCAATCAGTAGTTATTGACAACCTAACAAAGTTTCAAACCACATGTTCATTGTCAAATTATAATATTGAAGTCCTTTTTGTGGTGTGTTATATTCTACGCCCACTACAGTGTATGTTTATTCTTAATGATAGAAACACAAGATACTACAATACATATTCCTATATAGCCAGAAATTTTGCactcaataataaaataaagccAACTTGTAAGCAGTCAGTCACCACCCGCAAGTTTCCATATGTTAGTTTTTaggtatggctgacaatttagacaagccattagtgaccactgggttgcagcaatGACTGTTAAGTGCATTGCCCAAAGATACAaaagcccacaatggtagcaacattgagccttgaactcagtACCTCTGAGCTGAAGGCAAAACGCTCTAACCAGTTTGCCATTGTGCTGATATAAATAACGAAGTAGTATTAAGCAAAGGAACAACAAATGTACTTACAGACCATGAGGATATCgaacaaagaattaaaactgttgaacaaagtaacaaagaacaaacaagCTGTGATATCCTGGACTTCCACTTCTCGTACGCGGCCTCTACCAATCTCAAACCACAGCAACCCACATATTAACGCAACGCCgattgtttttacaaatttaaggGTGGATAGGAACCGGTATCTGGAAATGTGATTAGTGTTTGCATTATGTGTTCTGCCGAGTTGTACTTCacatatacatttatacatcAATCAAATTTGGACGCAAAGCAGGCTTAATAGTTGTACTGTTTCGTGTATTAATTCAGTAAAAATttcagggttggcctgcctaccctgccaccctagGCTTGGCGCCTatgattcatacaccccatgttCACAGTTGAGTTATACCATTGGTGTGTATACAGAGAACATATGTGGCGTATCGATACACATTAGCATTTATATTAACACAACCAAGCAGGCACCATATAccccagacacacatagttcTCACAGTAATACCAAACCATATATACCTTATGTCTCACAACAACGCCGTACTTACTTTCCGTGTATAAAATTATGTTGAAAACTTTGAACTAAATACACAAAACACATGCTCACAGTCAAGCAATAccaccctatatatatatatatatatatatataccaacaacATATTACTTACTTTCCCTGGATAAAACTGCGTTGTGTGAGGACTTTAAACTGTGTAAAGAACGAAGTATTCCATCGAGAATCTGTATCATCCTCGTCCGAAAAACGATCGATTGATGAATCCGAGTTCTCGATGTCTTCTGTGGCATAGAAATAATATGTGAAATAATTGAACacgtaaaaagtatttttggaaaatttttttttgaaggGGGaattttgcattatttttgacaggtagttttacaaagtgtaaaacaaaaccttgAATTTGTCGCACAACTTTTCAAAGGTGTTTAGATAAGATTAAATgcatgaaaacatgaaccatcttgcCACTAGATAATGGTGATAAGTTGTAATATTCAAAACACTAAACAGACATGTTGAGCTTATTAATCACCTCCTAACACACAATGTTGGCAAACAACTCAAACAACATTCATTGTTTGCACAACAAAGTTCATTCAGTGCAAACAATGACTCGACAGTGACAcaacaatgggtattgttacGCAATATATTTCACCTTTAGACTTGTATCGGCCAGTCAACTCTGGTTCATGAAGTTTGCCATTGGATATTTCAACAGCTGTTTCgttgttaaaatttgtgaAATTGTCACCTGAAATATAACGGCAATAAAGTTTCAGTTtgggtttaattaaatgtcAAAGAACAAAATCCAAGGCAGTTTATGGATACCTAATGATACTgactctattctatatgggtgagggaGAGGTCCAATATGGGTGAGGGAGAGGGAGAGGTAAGAGTTAATGGACCAAATCTTTCCTAAAACTTTCGGTTATAGTGTACCTCACTGTATgacatcacccatatagaatagaatgtgcatatacaatattggggtaatgggccaactttggcctaaatcccaggtcccatggcgtacCTCACTGTtgggcctcacccatatagaatacaataaaactaacggtcaatgggagtcatgggcatttagttttataatatcttgaatgttctttgctaactactaaacggggcgagaaaatagaggtaaaaggtgtcccgtcttcccccaccctattgtaTTACCTTCCGATTCATGATGTAGCTCATGAGCGCTCACGGTGGATTTAAGTATCGGACAATCGGGAGTGTTTAATCTTCGCCTGTTGGAGGCGCTAATGAGTCGATCCGCTGATTCATTGCCGGATTTGACTACGTCAACTATGGAAATAacataaagttaatattatagaaacattataaaatttaatctatagaggtaatataaaaattagaatttaatttcctgtttaaaaaatctaatGGTAAACGTATAACTGATGCTtttataacatagaaatataatataactatTGGAAAGCTTTAGACAATgatatacaaataataaaaaactattttaaaaagaaatagtataaaaatagGGAAGTTTTACAAACTGTCATGGAAACAATATTAATGTACAGAATTCGGCATTAACTTAactttcaaaaacaaattggAAAAATTCGCCCAAACaacaatgaaatattaaacacataaaaacatcTATTATATGCATGTTtaatatcaaattttaatcatattttacGAGCCCTATCCTAATGCTTTGATCTGGTAATAACTGTTGTAAATTGAAAGATGTAGTTTAATATATGGATCATAAACCTCATACAGggtgttatgacatcatagtgaGATTTGTTAAGCAATGAAAGTTAAatgaaagttaaaatttaattcaaaactTTAATGCAGTGTCATGATAACAATAAAGCTATTGTCATGGAATCAAACacgagattctattctatagtTGTTTTTCtaaggcacacctgagacctgggatgtagatctattaccccaacacccagggtgctaccatttagaccccactgaggcagtttatagacactcaataatatagattctattctataagggtgaggtattcagtgaggcacacctgagacctgggatgtaggtctattaccccaacacccagggtgctaccatctagaccccactgaggcagtttatagacactcaataatagagattctattctataagggtgaggtcttcagtgaggcacacctgagacctgggatgtagtctattaccccaacacccagggtgctaccatctagaccccactgtaGCAGTTTATAGACGCTCAATAATagaaattctattctataagggtgaggtcttcaatGACGCActcctgagacctgggatgtaggtatattaccccaacaacacccagggtgctaccatctacaCCCCACTGtagcagtttatagacactcaatagtTTTGCATAAACTAGCTTGCATTCTTAACTGATATcgatatatttacattacagAGCATGAAGATAGCTACCACAGTAAAATATGCTCCCGTCAAGAACTGCCTCGCTTATATTTCTGCAACTTTGGTTCAAAACTTGTCCGCTACAAACGACGTACTTGCCGCTAGAGTGACTTTGGGTGAAAAAGTTTGCTACTTAAGTTTAGTGNNNNNNNNNNNNNNNNNNNNNNNNNNNNNNNNNNNNNNNNNNNNNNNNNNAGTCATAAccattattatgacatcacaatactaATTATGGCAGAATACTTTGCTGCACGAGACTGGATAGCCAACACGATGGACTTCAACAAAGATACTGACGTGAACTTGTTTGAATGCACGATACGGGTGTTGGGTTCAATGCTGAGTGCTTACCATCTTACCAAGgatgaaatatataaagttaaagcTGTAAGTTTGGCAgtggttaatattttaataatgtgaAAAGTTTATGCCTACTTTATATATGAGTGAGAACTAAAGTCCTAtggtgaggcatgccatgggaagTGAGATTCAAGTGAGAGTTTGCTCATATTGCAATTAAGAGAAAGTTCAAATATTCAAACGCTTGcaacaatattgtttattccATCACAATAAGCCTTGTTCAAACAATAGACAATATAAAGGTTGTAGTTTG contains:
- the LOC100177108 gene encoding ABC transporter G family member 14-like isoform X1 — translated: MAEEVLLAKKNGSISNGTAKSSFGQGNRQTQPGLELRFRNLQFKIKDKQILYDVSGTGHPGKVLAIMGPSGSGKTTLLNVLGGRIKCSRCQATIGGQPLTKRTRRNISYVLQQDIFFPNLTLQQTLMFAAQLRLPESLTTHDKKEIVEGLIDQLDMRKCTKTIIGDNMNRGLSGGEKKRANIANELLTDPAVLLLDEPTSGLDSSTAFALTLSLKKYAVQSGKTVMMTIHQPSAQMFFQFDTVLLLSGGKVAYYGAPNDVLKDFSDMGYACDTTHYNPADFILDVVKSGNESADRLISASNRRRLNTPDCPILKSTVSAHELHHESEGDNFTNFNNETAVEISNGKLHEPELTGRYKSKEDIENSDSSIDRFSDEDDTDSRWNTSFFTQFKVLTQRSFIQGKYRFLSTLKFVKTIGVALICGLLWFEIGRGRVREVEVQDITACLFFVTLFNSFNSLFDILMVFPSEREVINKERMSGSYRLSAYYLAKSVSELPLGIILPSISTFIIYWMAGLNGFQEAWAFFGTWFVMILMTVGMQSLGMFIGTATMDFDHALVLAIFIMITFMLLGGFYIKNIPTWLHWLRYVSPFQYSWSLMLYMEFDSNERVLCSPENSMFPSCVVNGTMPGNETRFVEFKDILNANGADVPAWACVLSLIGTLVVFRVIGYILLRMFHKPMVK
- the LOC100177108 gene encoding ABC transporter G family member 14-like isoform X2, coding for MAEEVLLAKKNGSISNGTAKSSFGQGNRQTQPGLELRFRNLQFKIKDKQILYDVSGTGHPGKVLAIMGPSGSGKTTLLNVLGGRIKCSRCQATIGGQPLTKRTRRNISYVLQQDIFFPNLTLQQTLMFAAQLRLPESLTTHDKKEIVEGLIDQLDMRKCTKTIIGDNMNRGLSGGEKKRANIANELLTDPAVLLLDEPTSGLDSSTAFALTLSLKKYAVQSGKTVMMTIHQPSAQMFFQFDTVLLLSGGKVAYYGAPNDVLKDFSDMGYACDTTHYNPADFILDVVKSGNESADRLISASNRRRLNTPDCPILKSTVSAHELHHESEGDNFTNFNNETAVEISNGKLHEPELTGRYKSKDIENSDSSIDRFSDEDDTDSRWNTSFFTQFKVLTQRSFIQGKYRFLSTLKFVKTIGVALICGLLWFEIGRGRVREVEVQDITACLFFVTLFNSFNSLFDILMVFPSEREVINKERMSGSYRLSAYYLAKSVSELPLGIILPSISTFIIYWMAGLNGFQEAWAFFGTWFVMILMTVGMQSLGMFIGTATMDFDHALVLAIFIMITFMLLGGFYIKNIPTWLHWLRYVSPFQYSWSLMLYMEFDSNERVLCSPENSMFPSCVVNGTMPGNETRFVEFKDILNANGADVPAWACVLSLIGTLVVFRVIGYILLRMFHKPMVK